A stretch of the Lonchura striata isolate bLonStr1 chromosome 17, bLonStr1.mat, whole genome shotgun sequence genome encodes the following:
- the CHRNA4 gene encoding neuronal acetylcholine receptor subunit alpha-4, with translation MGFPVPKGNLLLLLCASIFPAFGHVETRAHAEERLLKKLFSGYNKWSRPVANISDVVLVRFGLSIAQLIDVDEKNQMMTTNVWVKQEWHDYKLRWDPQEYENVTSIRIPSELIWRPDIVLYNNADGDFAVTHLTKAHLFYDGRIKWMPPAIYKSSCSIDVTFFPFDQQNCTMKFGSWTYDKAKIDLVSMHSHVDQLDYWESGEWVIINAVGNYNSKKYECCTEIYPDITYSFIIRRLPLFYTINLIIPCLLISCLTVLVFYLPSECGEKITLCISVLLSLTVFLLLITEIIPSTSLVIPLIGEYLLFTMIFVTLSIIITVFVLNVHHRSPRTHTMPDWVRRVFLDVVPRILFMKRPSTVKDNCKKLIESMHKITNAPRLWSEMDVEPNFTTSSSPSPQSNEPSPTSSFCAHLEQPAKPQPICKSPSGQYSVLHTEPIQVTCSSPQPSCHPLSDTQATSVLKGRSLSVQQMYSPGKAEEGTIRCRSRSIQYCYLQEDSSQTNGHSSGSPASQRCHLNGEQPQHKPPQCKCKCKRGVVAGTAAQGSKSHGAKEQHLVLMSPALKLAVEGVHYIADHLRAEDADFSVKEDWKYVAMVIDRIFLWMFIIVCLLGTVGLFLPPWLAGMI, from the exons ATGGGATTTCCCGTGCCTAAGGGaaacctcctcctcctgctgtgtGCCAGCATTTTCCCCG CCTTTGGCCACGTGGAGACCCGAGCCCACGCTGAGGAGAGGCTCCTGAAGAAACTCTTCTCTGGTTATAACAAGTGGTCCCGTCCCGTGGCCAACATCTCGGACGTGGTCCTCGTGCGCTTCGGCCTGTCCATCGCCCAGCTCATTGATGTG GATGAGAAAAATCAAATGATGACCACAAATGTGTGGGTGAAACAG GAGTGGCATGACTACAAGCTGcgctgggacccccaggaaTATGAAAATGTCACCTCCATCCGAATCCCCTCGGAGCTCATCTGGAGGCCAGACATTGTCCTGTACAACAA TGCTGATGGTGACTTTGCAGTCACCCACCTGACCAAGGCTCACCTCTTCTACGATGGGAGAATTAAATGGATGCCCCCTGCTATTTATAAAAGCTCCTGCAGCATCGATGTCACCTTCTTCCCCTTTGACCAGCAAAACTGCACAATGAAGTTTGGCTCCTGGACCTATGACAAAGCCAAGATAGACTTGGTGAGCATGCACAGCCACGTGGACCAGCTGGACTACTGGGAGAGTGGGGAGTGGGTCATCATCAACGCTGTGGGCAATTACAACAGCAAGAAATACGAGTGCTGCACAGAGATCTACCCTGATATAACTTATTCCTTCATTATCCGGAGGCTGCCGCTGTTCTACACCATCAACCTGATCATCCCCTGCCTGCTGATCTCCTGCCTGACGGTCCTGGTCTTTTACCTGCCCTCTGAGTGTGGAGAGAAGATAACCCTGTgcatctctgtgctgctgtccctCACTGTGTTCCTGCTGCTCATCACGGAGATCATCCCCTCCACCTCCTTGGTCATCCCTCTGATTGGGGAGTACCTGCTCTTCACCATGATATTCGTTACCTTGTCTATCATCATCACTGTCTTCGTGCTCAACGTGCACCACCGCTCGCCCCGCACCCACACCATGCCGGACTGGGTGAGGAGGGTCTTCCTTGACGTAGTCCCACGGATCCTTTTCATGAAACGTCCCTCCACAGTGAAGGACAATTGCAAGAAGCTCATTGAGTCCATGCACAAAATAACCAACGCACCGAGGCTTTGGTCTGAGATGGACGTGGAACCCAACTTCACTACCTcatcctcccccagcccccagaGCAACGAGCCgtcacccacctcctccttCTGTGCCCACCTCGAGCAGCCGGCCAAGCCTCAGCCCATCTGCAAGTCCCCCTCTGGGCAGTACTctgtgctgcacacagagcccaTACAGGTGACCTGCTCCTCTCCACAGCCCTCCTGCCACCCCCTGAGCGACACCCAGGCCACCTCTGTTTTGAAAGGCAGGTCACTGAGTGTCCAGCAGATGTACAGCCCCGGCAAGGCAGAGGAGGGGACAATCCGCTGCAGGTCCAGGAGCATCCAGTACTGCTACCTGCAAGAGGACTCTTCCCAGACCAATGGCCACTCCAGTGGCTCTCCAGCCTCCCAGAGGTGCCACCTCAAcggggagcagccccagcacaagCCCCCTCAGTGCAAGTGTAAGTGCAAAAGGGGCGTGGTGGCTGGCACGGCAGCCCAGGGGAGCAAGAGCCACGGCGCCAAAGAGCAGCACCTCGTGctgatgtccccagccctgAAGCTGGCAGTGGAAGGGGTTCACTACATCGCAGACCACCTGCGGGCGGAGGACGCGGATTTCTCG GTGAAGGAAGACTGGAAGTACGTTGCAATGGTCATCGACAGGATCTTCCTCTGGATGTTCATCATTGTGTGTTTGCTGGGAACTGTAGGGCTCTTTCTCCCACCGTGGCTGGCAGGAATGATCTAA